Proteins encoded together in one Lathyrus oleraceus cultivar Zhongwan6 chromosome 5, CAAS_Psat_ZW6_1.0, whole genome shotgun sequence window:
- the LOC127082885 gene encoding alcohol acyltransferase 9: MSKSKELPNCTYPCEPVTKIPPSAPTPKHSLYLSNLDDQKFLRFSIKYLYIFKKSVNLNNLKSSLSRVLVDYYPLAGRLRRCSSSLDDDIDDEKKLEVDCNGKGALFVEAFMDITADELVEQSKLPNKSWRKFLYKVEGQSFLDVPPLVVQLTSLTCGGMILCTAINHSLCDGIGTSQFLHAWAHLTTSPQTNLAIPPSHSRHVLHPRQPPIVNLHNPTYTRTQPHPQINIHKSIQSQPLIPTSFTFNSAHILYLKKQCTPSLKCTTFEVIAAHTWRSWIRSLNLPLSLPSTLNVKLLFSVNFRTFMNLPKGYYGNGFLLACAESKIEDLVGNNNNLHYVVKLVQKAKSTVNDEEYIRSTVDLLEDKMVKTDVSTSLVISQWSKLGLEDVDFGEGKPLHMGPLTSDVYCLFLPVIGGGGDGVRVVVSVPESMVESFEYQMSESWEEKMENGDKVMNGFHANEISLL; the protein is encoded by the exons ATGTCTAAATCAAAGGAACTCCCTAATTGTACCTATCCATGTGAACCCGTCACTAAAATTCCACCAAGTGCTCCAACGCCAAAACACTCTCTCTATCTTTCCAATCTCGATGACCAAAAGTTTCTTAGATTTTCAATCAAGTATTTATACATTTTCAAGAAATCAGTGAACTTGAATAACTTGAAATCTTCTCTGTCTAGAGTTTTAGTGGATTATTACCCCTTAGCAGGAAGGTTGAGAAGATGTTCCTCTAGTTTGGACGATGATATTGATGATGAGAAGAAGCTTGAGGTGGATTGCAATGGAAAAGGTGCTTTGTTTGTGGAAGCTTTCATGGATATTACTGCAGATGAGTTAGTTGAACAGTCAAAGCTTCCGAACAAATCATGGAGGAAGTTTTTGTATAAGGTGGAGGGTCAGAGTTTCTTAGATGTTCCTCCacttgttgttcag TTAACAAGTCTCACTTGTGGAGGAATGATTCTATGCACTGCAATCAACCACAGCCTATGCGACGGGATCGGAACATCTCAATTCCTCCACGCATGGGCACATCTCACCACATCCCCTCAAACTAATTTGGCCATCCCACCCTCCCACTCACGCCACGTGTTGCACCCACGACAACCACCCATAGTAAACCTCCATAACCCCACATACACCCGAACACAACCACACCCTCAAATAAACATCCACAAATCAATCCAATCACAACCCTTAATACCCACATCATTTACCTTTAATTCCGCCCATATCCTCTACTTAAAAAAACAATGCACCCCCTCACTAAAATGCACCACCTTTGAAGTAATCGCAGCGCACACGTGGCGCTCTTGGATTCGTTCATTAAATTTACCATTATCGTTACCCTCCACACTAAACGTGAAACTACTATTCTCTGTTAACTTTCGCACCTTTATGAATTTACCAAAAGGATATTACGGAAATGGGTTCTTACTAGCGTGCGCCGAAAGTAAAATAGAGGACTTAGTGGGGAATAATAATAACCTTCACTATGTTGTGAAGTTAGTGCAAAAGGCGAAATCAACGGTGAATGATGAGGAATATATAAGATCAACAGTTGATTTGTTGGAGGATAAAATGGTAAAAACAGATGTTTCGACTAGTTTGGTTATTTCACAATGGTCGAAACTAGGGTTAGAAGATGTGGATTTTGGAGAGGGAAAACCGTTGCATATGGGTCCTTTAACTAGTGATGTTTATTGTTTATTTTTACCGGTTATTGGCGGTGGTGGTGATGGTGTGAGAGTGGTGGTTTCTGTGCCGGAGAGTATGGTAGAGAGTTTTGAGTATCAGATGAGTGAAAGTTGGGAGGAGAAAATGGAAAATGGAGATAAGGTTATGAATGGATTTCATGCGAATGAAATTTCGCTTTTGTGA